Below is a genomic region from Deinococcus koreensis.
CCTGGGCACGGTTCGGGGAACGCCGGCGGGACGCGGCGGCCGCTTTCAGGCGCCGACCCGGCACACCTCCGGCGCGGTCTCTGCGGACGATGAACGCCGCCGCGCCGCCCACGGCTCCATGCCGTGCGCGCCGAGCCGCTAGAATTGCGCGCAATGCCTTTGTCCTACCTGGCGCGGATCGCGCAGACGCCGGCCCCGACCTTTCAGGAGGAGCGCCGCGCCGAGCTGATCGCCTCGCTGTGGCAGGAACTGGGTCACGTCACCGAACGCGACGAGGTGGGCAACGTGCTGACCCGGATCACGCCGCCCGGCACCGAGGGGCGCCCGGCCCTGCTGCTGGCGGCGCATCTGGACACCGTGTTCGACGCCGGCACCGACGTGACGGTGCGCGAGGAGGGCGGGCGGCTGGTCGGGCCGGGCGTGGGCGACAACTCGGCCAGCCTGGCGGTGGTCACGGCGCTGCTGCGTGATCTGCGCGGCGTTCAGGGCCACCTGAGCCGGCCCCTGTGGGTCGCGGCCAACGTGGGCGAGGAAGGGCTGGGCGACCTGCGCGGCAGCAAGCACCTGATCGCCCGGCACCGCGACTCGCTGGGCGCCTTCGTGGCGGTGGACGGCTACCTGGGGGTGGCGGTCACGCGTGGGGTGGGGGTGCGGCGCTACCGCGCGACCTTCCTGGGGCCGGGCGGGCACTCCTGGGGCGACCAGGGGCCGAGCGCCATCCACGCGCTGGGGCGGGCCATCCAGGGGCTGTACGCGCTGAAGCTGCCGCTCACGCCCCGCACGACGCTGAACGTGGGCATGGCGGACGGCGGCACCTCGGTGAACTCGATCGCGGGCAGCGCGGAGCTGCTGCTCGACCTGCGCTCGCTGGACGCCGGGGTGCTGGCCGATCTGGACACCCGCGCCGTGGCCGCCCTGCACTCGGCCGCGCGCGACGTGGGCGTGACCGTGCGGGTGGAGCGGGTGGGGGACCGGCCCGGCGGCGACCTGCACAGCGAGCCCCTGCTGCCCCTGATCCGCGAGGCGGCCCGCGAGATCAAGCTGGAGGTGCGTACGGCGTCGAGCAGCACGGACGCCAACGCGGCGGCGCCACATGGCCTGAGCGCCGTGGCGGTCGGTGTCTACCGGGGCGGCAACGCCCACCGCCAGGACGAATGGGTGCAGACGACCAGCCTCGCCTCCGGGCTGCGCTTCCTGCGCCGGGTGGTCGAGCTGTACCAGCACCGACCGGCGGTCTGAACCTCCTGCGGGGCCAGACCCGGCAGCACTGTGGGAATCCACCCGATCCCCCCTGTCTGGGGGCAGGTTTTTGGTGACTCAGATGGCAATTTAAGCCCACCAATTTCCCATTTGGAAAGCGCACAATGGGCGGACTGATGAGCACCCTGCGGCCTGCCCAAGCTCCGGTTCGCCCCTTGCCCGCCGTGCCCCGCATGGCGAGGGCGCTGGCGCTGGCCGGCGCCCTGTGCCTGCCGGCAGCGGTGGCCCAGGGCGCGGCCCAGTCGTCGCCCCAGGCACCGGCACCGTCATCCGTCCAGTCTCCGGCATCCGTCCAGTCGCCGGCCCAGCGGCTGTTCGACACGGTCAACCGACTGATCCAGCAGGAGTACGGCGGCCTGTCCACGGTGGATCGCCTGGCGCTGGCCCGCGAATACCAGCTGCGGCTGGACGCCGTGTGTGCGCCCAGCCCCGCCGACTGCGCGGAGGCCAGGGCCTACCCGGTGATCGAGGCCGAGATCACGGCGCTGGGCGACGAGCACAGCTTTTTCATGACGCCGGACGACCTCAAGGAATTCGTGACCCGCGCGACCGGCGGCAGCCGCAAGCAGTTCGGCGTGAAGCTGGCCACTCTGGACGGTGAGAACCGCGTGGTCACCGAGGTCGTGCCGGGCAGCGCCGCCGAGCAGGCCGGGCTCCGGCGGGGCGACCTGCTGCAGACCCTGAACGGCCAGCCCTACACCTACGCGGCCCTGCGAACCGCGCGCGACAACGGCACGCCCATCACGCTGGGGGTCAGCCGGGTCGGGCAGACGCTGAGCCTGACCCTGACCTCCCGCGAGAGCAGCACGCGCGAACTGCCGCTGCTGCAGTACGTCCCGGCCGCCACCGCCGCCGCGCCCCAGGCCGAGGTCGCGGTGCTGCGGATTCCGACCTTCCTGTCGGGCGGCGGGATCGCCCAGCAGGTGCACGATCTGGTCGGCGAGGCCCAGGCCCGCGGCGCCTCGGGCATGATCATCGACCTGCGCGGCAACGGGGGCGGCAGCCTGAACGAGTGCGACAGCGCCGTGAGCGCCTTCGTGCCCTCGCTGACCCGGCTGGCGCGCAGTGCGGGGGGCAACAGCCGCACGGTGGTCAGCCGGGGCACCCGCCTGGAAGACGGCCTGCCGACCGGCGGGGTGCGCCGCCCCCACCTCTGGACGGGCCCGCTGACCGTGCTGGTGGATCAGGGCAGCGCCTCGTGCTCGGAATTCTTCGCCTACGAGGTGCAGTACGCCGGGCGCGGGCCGATCATCGGGGAGAACACGGCCGGGGTGGGCAACACCGCCACGCGCATCTTCGATACCGGCGAGGGCGGCCTGCAGCTCACCATCCTGAACTACGCCAAGCCCGACGGCACGCCCTACCCCACCCGCGTGCTGCCCAACCAGGTCTTCGCGCAGGGCGAGGAGCAGGTGCGCCACCTGACCCAGGGCCGCGACGACCTGCTGGCCGAGGGCCTGAAAGCCCTGCAGACCGCGCCCGTGCTGAGCAGCGATCCCTTCAAGGTCAGTCCCTGAACTGAGGTCGGGGCAGGGTAAAGGGCGGCGAACAGGTCGCCCTTTTCTGCTGATCATGGGGGACTGAGCCTCATGGGGGACTGGGCCCGGGCTCAGACGTGGTTGGAGAGGTCGTCCGAGTGGGCGGACGAGACACTCCATCGGACAGGCGTACGAAGACCCGCGGCGAGGCGCCGCTTGCTGTGCCAGTGCAGATCCCTCGCGGTGTTCAGGATGACACTGTCGAAGGTGCCCGATTTACTGATTCCCCCCCTCGTCATCCCCGAACTCCAGCCCCCGCAGCGCCCAGCGCAGTCCCAGCACGGTCAGCACGCCGATTCCGGCCAGCGTCAGCCAGGGCAGGGCGCCCAGGCCCAGGCGGGCGCCGGCATCGACCAGCGTGCCGCCCAGCACACTGCCCAGCGCCCCGCCGACCC
It encodes:
- a CDS encoding M20/M25/M40 family metallo-hydrolase translates to MPLSYLARIAQTPAPTFQEERRAELIASLWQELGHVTERDEVGNVLTRITPPGTEGRPALLLAAHLDTVFDAGTDVTVREEGGRLVGPGVGDNSASLAVVTALLRDLRGVQGHLSRPLWVAANVGEEGLGDLRGSKHLIARHRDSLGAFVAVDGYLGVAVTRGVGVRRYRATFLGPGGHSWGDQGPSAIHALGRAIQGLYALKLPLTPRTTLNVGMADGGTSVNSIAGSAELLLDLRSLDAGVLADLDTRAVAALHSAARDVGVTVRVERVGDRPGGDLHSEPLLPLIREAAREIKLEVRTASSSTDANAAAPHGLSAVAVGVYRGGNAHRQDEWVQTTSLASGLRFLRRVVELYQHRPAV
- a CDS encoding S41 family peptidase, giving the protein MSTLRPAQAPVRPLPAVPRMARALALAGALCLPAAVAQGAAQSSPQAPAPSSVQSPASVQSPAQRLFDTVNRLIQQEYGGLSTVDRLALAREYQLRLDAVCAPSPADCAEARAYPVIEAEITALGDEHSFFMTPDDLKEFVTRATGGSRKQFGVKLATLDGENRVVTEVVPGSAAEQAGLRRGDLLQTLNGQPYTYAALRTARDNGTPITLGVSRVGQTLSLTLTSRESSTRELPLLQYVPAATAAAPQAEVAVLRIPTFLSGGGIAQQVHDLVGEAQARGASGMIIDLRGNGGGSLNECDSAVSAFVPSLTRLARSAGGNSRTVVSRGTRLEDGLPTGGVRRPHLWTGPLTVLVDQGSASCSEFFAYEVQYAGRGPIIGENTAGVGNTATRIFDTGEGGLQLTILNYAKPDGTPYPTRVLPNQVFAQGEEQVRHLTQGRDDLLAEGLKALQTAPVLSSDPFKVSP